The genomic stretch ggcgttcccaggccaggagagatatataatctctccagcgggctctgggtctccctcagggtctccgcccagttggacgagtccggaaaacctccaaagggaggcgaccgggaggcatcctgatcagatgcccgaaccacctcaatcgGCTCCTTTCGacacgaaggagcagcggctctactccgagctccctccggatgtctaaggctgagcccggccaccctacggaggaagctcatttcggccgcttgtatacgcaatctcgttctttcggtcactacccaaagctcatgaccataggtgagggttgggacgtagatcaaccagtaaatcgagagcttcgccttccggctcagctccctcttcaccacggcggtccggtgcaacgcccgcattactgctgacgctgcaccgatccgcctgtcgatctcacgctcccttctaccctcacttgtgaacaagacatacggccgcaggtctgatgatacgaccacaaagtcgatcatcgatctttggcctaaggtgctctggtaccaagtacacttatgagctaccctatgctcgaacatggtgtttgttatcgacaatccatgaccggcacagaagtccaataacaaaacaccgcttgggttcagatcaggcaggccattcctcccaatcacccccctccaggtttctccgtcattgcccacgtgagcattgaagtcgcccagcagaactatggagtctctgggtggcaccctttccaggatgccacccagtgactccaagaaggtcggatactctgaactgccatttggtgcataagcacaaatgacagtcagagctttccccccagcaacacgtagtcgcagagaggcgaccctctcgttccccgggtggaactccaacacggtggcgctcagccggtggcttgtgagtatccccacacccgcccggcgcctctcaccttgagctactccagaaaagaacagagtccagcccctctccaggagtttggttccggaaccagtactgtgcgtggaggtgagcccaactatatctagttggtaccgctccgcctcccgcactagctccggttccttccccgccagagaggtgacgttccacgtccccagaaccagtctgtgacgccgaggatcagcacgcccggatccccgcctttgcctactgcccgttgggcaaagcacccgactccgatgccgacccctgcaggtggtgagcccacacatgggataaggcccggccaccagacgctcgccgacgagctcccctcccgggtctggctccagcaggggggccccggtttcccttttccgggtgaggtaactgggtcattgtgtggccgtatcatggagtctttgaatcgctcttagtctagcccctcccccgggaccaatttgccttgggagaccctactgggggctaacagtccccccgacaacctagctcccaggatcaccgggacacacaaacccctccaccacgttaaggtggcgattcctcggaggggtatttttttatttgaaaaatgtaaatggtaaatggttggcatttatacagcgcatTTGGTTCCATTCCATTGAATCACTAATAAAGCACATTAcccatgttggaaaataaagtttatatcAATAACGGCtcacagtattttttgtgcatatttatttatttatttaggggtgccaataattctggacctgactttatgtgaatgaaaatgagaagGCGTCACAGGTGAAACACGGCCTTGTGCCAACTGAACCATCCTGCCCCAGGGCAACCTGTGGGGTTCATCCACTTCATTTCTATCTGGAAATGTGAACTTTACCTCAAATTGATTGGAGggagcaaaatataaaaaatccaATGCAATATTTATATTCTAATTCAACCATTTGCCAGGAATCCAACCATGTACGTTATTACAGTGCCAAAATGACACATCATTTATCACTGTGAAAGATTCATTTCAAGTAAAAtagctgaaaaaaaaatatcactgtTGTATTTCAGCTTTATTCACTGCAATATTCAGTGCAAAATTTAATTCAATGCTTTTTCCTCAGCCACTTTGTTCCAATATGCCAGTGGGCAAAATTGTTCCCATGGTTCTAATTTATCAGTCACTGCTCAGAGTACATGTTTCAGGGTATTATTAATGCAAAGAAATCTTGAAGTTATTTTGACTTGCGATGGTTCTGCAGTACAGCAAGTGTCATCGAGAGCCGTCTAGAGAGACAGTGAGGTAAGTCAAACAACCgtaattatactgtatgtgtctgaaGTGTTTTTTATAGTctggtctttttttaaatagcatatAATTTGATAAGTAATATACAGAATCACTGAGAGGGTTTGCTTCATGcatctgcatgtttgtgtgcatagtGGTTATGtgactgcttttgttttttataacaTTACAGCAAGGGCTTGCCGCCCTGCTCAGCCTTCTCGACATGCACTCTGTTTCCCCATTATTATGCATCACAGGACTCAGGTCAGTGCATCACGGGCTGGACAATAAAACGCTTTATTAAGCCGAAAACAGCAGAAAGGCCCCATATAGCTTTCCCCTCATACAAGTGTGCACTGGGGAAGGTCTGACACCCCCCACTAGCATATTTGTTGGGAGACCATTCCTTCCTGTGCCAATACCTCAAGCAGTGAGGTTTCTGGGGCAGTAATAATGCTAGGTCAGCTGTAACAGTTTTttgattaaaaagaaaactggGTGGACCAAGGTTGATCTCAATCAGAATGATCACAACTGTTGGATAGGTATTCACCATTGACAAATATGAGTATTGGTCTTTGCATATTACAAGTTTGGTCAAAATAAGAGTGTCCTAAAAACTACGTATTAATGACATATTGTTAAATCATTGGTGTATCAAGACtgcatgtaattttttttttttttaagaattagTCGTGGACTGACACCTCAGGCTTAGGTTAACAAGTGTCTGTAAGTGTTTAGTGGTTTACAGCGTTGTaacacactccatacacacatacacgcacacacacggcatAATTATTACCAGGAGCTGACCTCCAGCAGAAGCCATATAAAGTGCATTCCTGTGTGGCTGGAGACGGTGAGGAGCTGGgcatggagggggggaggggggagcactCTCTGTTGCCTGTAGGGCGGTGGAGGTGGCTGCAGGGGCTTTGATCAAACACAATACAGGGAACTCTGCCAGTCACCTGATGGACAGCTACGGAATGAGGAGAGGCCCTTGCTGCTGTTTCCACAGTTTCCGTGTTTCTTCACGCTGTCTGACTATTAGTGTAGCCTGAAGCCTTGGACAGAGTGCCAAGCATCATCTAACTGACACTGAAGCATGTAAACGGGTGAGCTTTCTTCCGGCGCTTGTCATTCTGTTTGATGGAACATGGCACGTGGTTTCACAGCGCAATCCAGCTTCCTTTCTGCACGAAGTATGAGGATGCCAAACGTAAGCGTTGTGTATGAAGGCATGGTAGCTGTGCGTGGTGCGTGTCGCCACGGCTCCTGGGTGTGATCGAGATAGAGCAACTGCAGCGTGCACCAGACAAGTAGGGCCCTGCCAGTCAGGTGAGGTTTGTGCTGGTGTGAGCGGGTTTTGAATCTCTAATTACGTGGTCTGGCTCTGTGCAGAACTGTACTTAACTTTGGCAGCTCTGCTACAAAAGACACCGCTCTTGAATGTGGGCCTGCCAACATATATCAACTGATTTCCCTGCGAGTGTTGTTACTGTATGTATGGACATCGCAAATGCTGTGTTTTTGGATCAATGTTTTACAGTGTCTTTGGACTTATTTCATACTGTATACCAGACGGCCTGGAATAACCAATTCTTCCAGGAGTGgtctattatttatttgtagtttCTTATATAGTGCAGaccaatttttgttgttttggccctATACTTCAGCATATTGGactttaaataaaacaaggcCCTTCATAGTCACAATgcacccatcttctaatggctacttcatttacattacatttacatttttgtcatttggcagatgcttttaatccaaagcgacttacaagtgcataggttctaccataagtcaaagcatcacatccagaacttgcaaaatacacatgaaatgctgttctaaacatagtcgtcatcataagtgcaattattattttttattttttatttttttttggggggggggggggttagacaaggatagggatatcagaaaagaggggcaggggaaatcaggagggaggactaaggtagagtttgaaaaggtgggttttgagtctgcgtcgaaataaggggagggattctgctgttctgacagtggtaggcaagtcattccaccactgaggaaccagaacggaaaacaggcgtgaacgtgcagctcgaccgccaggtgcacgtagagagggaaccataagatgactagagctggcagactggagtggtctagctggggagtagggagtgatcaatgattgtatgtaaggtggggcagtccccttagcagcctgaaatgccaacactagggccttgaaacggatgcttgcggcaataggaagccagtggaggccaatgagaagcggggtgacatgagccgacctgggctgactggtgatcaggcgggctgcagcattctggaccagctggaggggcttgatggcccacgctgggagaccggcttccagcatgataatgcaccatgtcacaaaacaaaagtcgtctcaaactggtttcatgaacatgtcAATTAGTTCTTctgtggccttcccagtcaccggatctgaatccaatagagcacctttgggatgtggtagaatggggGATTCagagcatgaatgtgcagctgacaaatctgcgggaattgcatgatgcaatcatgtcaacatggaacagaatctcaaaggaatgttttcaacatcttgtgacAAAGAATTGAGGCAAAGGGAGGCCCTCCTCTGTATTAGTATAGTgatcttaataaagtgctcagtgagtgtatttagcAGAAACAGGaggaattctgaagtgtacagaaacatctgctcagatccaaccaaatAGTACCTCAAAAATCATTGGATGGTGATCCCAAGCATTCTGCTAAAGAGACCAAGACCACCAAAGAGTTGATTGTTCATGATTGTCTAATTcaaatcacctgacctgaatcccaCTGAAGAtgtatttcacttgctgaagatgAGATTGAAGGCAAAAggcccccaaaacaaacaggaactgaataTGGCAGACCAtcactggtgatgtctatgggttgcAAACTTCAGGCACTCATCGAATGCAAAGGGTTTGAAACCTAAATAGAGTACTAAAGTACTAAATATGATGACTTCAAGATTACTTTAATTTACGcagttacttttggtcccctaaaatggctGTATATAATGGGCTGTAATTTCTATATTGATCACTGGATATGGAGGTAAATAACtgacagtcagcactttataacatcgtattcattgtttcatttccaatccaacatgctggaatacagagccaaaacgacacaaattgtgttactgtccaaatacatatggactgcactgtacctaTAAACCTATATTGCATGTTATTCTTCCACTCaaaatgtaaactgtaaaactgaaatgataatgCCCCTTATGGTTTCATAGATTGCTAGCACCACGTTTTGTATTCCAGATCTACACACTACTGGTGTGCTGCTAATATCTGATTGAGTTTTACAGTTTGAGGTCATTTTGATGACTGTGTGCATACATTAAGTCTCTGACCAGAGCACACCTGCTCCCATACATCTATACACCATGCAGGTAATGTCAGTGTGAATTGTCCTCACTCGCCCTTAGGCAAGCTGTGTGAATAACAGCCTTTTCTCTGCTCATATCATCTGCCTTCATTCACTCTCCTGCAACCCTTTTGTTTTTGAAGTCCTCAGTTGCCATGGTGCCTTGTTGAACTGTAGACCTTTGCCTGagtgaaggggggaggggggacaggggaggggggggcattgGGCAGCAATGCATAATCTTGCAAGATGAACACTGCAGCAAAGCCGTTTGGTTATATGGGGCAGAAAGTAATGTAACCATTATGATTGTGCTGAGTCGTCAATGGGGTGTtgaacaacatttattttatgatgTTCTTTGTCCCTAGCACTGAAGGGCTGACAAAATTGTTACTTGAATCTACAGTGCCACCTAGTGGTAATTTCAACAATAAGACTGAAATTCTCAGGCGGCTGCCATATGTATATCTGTTCAAAGCAGTGGCTTTTCTGTATGTTAAAGTGTAAATTGTAAAAACACCTGGAAATAAAATCTAAGAACATAGCAGTTCAGCTTGGATTAATAATAAGGATGGTCTCCTGATCCCTGGCTATTCACAAATGAGTATCTATCATGAACCTTAGActtgtgaaaaaaggaaaagggattGTCAAGAATGGAAAATGTGAttgttgattatttttttcatttaaaacaaaaaacgtatATAAATTGCCATGACTGCTCTGTATATGTAGTAATACATTGTGAACACAAAATTATTGGGATAACCGTTTGTGCTTCAGGCAGTAATATCACAGGAAATTGGTAAGGAGCAAGTGAAGTattgaaaaatcttttttgaTATCACTTTTTATCATCTGCTAAAAGTTGTGGAAATATCTTTCCCAAAAGTACTGCTTGCTTTACAGCCTGATCAATAGGCTGTGTCTTGGAAGTCTAAAAATTATCCGTATATTCATCCACTGCACACTCACTTGTACACTGATGaatatgcatatacagtagcTAATCTCAAACAGGTATCTCTGTACTTTGTTTACTTTGAGTACTGTATTCACAACCTTCATTTCCTGGTTTAGTACCTAAACAATGGATTAGAGAGTATGATGCATGTAATTTCCAGAACATCTTTATTGCACTAAAGATTCTTTTCAATAGAGACTGAATATTAACCACAGTTTTATAGAGATTTTCAACTGTAGGCATGCGGGGACAATTTTTCCACAGAATTATAATTTGTACAAAATGTGCAAAAGATACAAATATGCAAGCTACACAGTCACACCAAAGAACATGAAGGTGATGAGAAATTATATGGTTTGGGCGTAGTCATCACTGGATACTTTTGGAGTCTCTGATATTTAATACATTGGTGATTGAGCTTGATTTTGCATATGGTGCTGGGCATTCAGAAGGTCAAGCTACCTCTAATGATTTGAGAGTAAAAATAATGTTCAATTGCAATTTTATACAATTCTTACCTTTATTTTGCAAATGTTactcaaatgtacacacacactatatattacatatttacaaaaaaatgaaagaagacAAAAACCAACAATGGTGAAAAACCCTAAATCTGAGCTGATTCCTTCATCCAAATTTTAATTTCTCATCCCGCCATAAGCGCCCCTCTCCCTGGAAGTCCTGCACTGTAAAAACCCAGTGTGGAACAGACCCTCTCCGAAGAGCTGGATGATTATTGGGCACTGGTTAAAACACATTGAAGGCAGTCCTGTGTTCGTCTCCACGGGAGAAGAACGTGTGGCTGGAGgagcccctccctcactcactgcAGGTCTGGCAGgagcccctccctcactcactgcAGGTCTGGCAGgagcccctccctcactcactgcAGGTCTGGCAGGAGCCCCATGTCCCCCCGCAGGTGACTGTCCTCAGGGGCCGCAGGGGCCACGTCCACAGGAATCTGGGGCTGTTCTGCTGCAGGTAGGCGGGGAGTTTCCATTAGTGCACACACATGTGGACACGAACATGATTACGATAGATCTGGCCACCCTGTGCCCCCTTTAATCTAATGCTTTATAGGGCTTTTTTGAGGAACACAGCTATGCTTCTTAGACtctaaaagtatatatttttattgtgttatttgtgttgtatgtgtgtatgggcatgtaGAATGAATAGttatagttgtgtgtgtgtgtgtgtgtgactgagataGAGAGGATGCTGCCCTGttagaggagtgtgtgtatgatatgaGAGGCCCTTTGTCAGGTGGTCTCACCCGGCTGTTTCTCATGAGGAATGTTGTGTTGAGTCAGCAGTGCCCGTAGTCTCTCAATCTCCTTGCTCTGTTTGTGAAACTCCTTCACCCCGGTGAAGCGGCCATTAACCACAAGCAGAACAGTCAGAGAAAACACAAGAAGAACAGTCAGAGAAGTTTCTACTTGGCATATTCAACTGAACAATACAAACTGACACTgcctttttacattattggcatttgacagacgctcttatccagacgctcttatcctttTCTGACAAAACGAGTATTGATTTCATACTCTAAATACgtcatgtcatgtaatgcaCATAAAACACTCTGTAGAAGGAAAGAACCAGAACATTTAAGAATGACACCATTAAAAGAAAATTATCAAATGGGGATTTTGTAGATTTAGCAACTTATTTCTGGCATACACTTACCTCATTGCATTTCTCAAGGGACTCAAAATCTTTTGTGGGGCTACTGATATCCTTCTTCTCAGTCACTTTCTGGGTCTTTAAATAGCCAGCTTCCTCAAAAATGTCCTTTAGTAGGTTACTGTATCCCTTTAAATGAACACATACACGTGAAAAAGTGCTTCTGAGGACACCATGTTATAGGTAGAATGAATACGGTTAGTCTATGTTCTGCTGCTCAGACCTGCTCAGTGATGAGTTCCTCATAGCGAGCTTGTTCAGCTTCATCCCAGTCATTTTGCAGCTTTTCACTTAGTGCTGGGTACACTGTATGAAttaatgtacagacacacacacacacacacacacacacacgtaggagTTAGGTGTGCAGGACCAACAGTGAATAGGCTCCTTCCTTGTGAAACCAGGGCTAAATGATTGTCACAGAAGTCAATAGCATCTAAGCTTAGCAATCCTGTAAATGGAAATCAATGAGAAGAAGCTCAAAGTGCACGCAGTCCACTTCTCTGCTCAGCTAACGACAACCTTCATCCCTTTCAATACTTTTCCTTTCTCTGGATTGAATTAGCCCTCAAGCTAACCCATCACATTCAACAACTCACTGTCCTGAAGTGTGAATGTTTTTAGACTGCCGTGACTGTGTATGTAGAAGCAGTTACACAGCGTTTACAccaggttacattacattacattattggcatttggcagatgctcttatccagagcaacctacagttgattagactaagcaggagacaatcctcccctggagcaatgcagggttaagggccttgctcaagggcccaacggctgtgcagatctgattgtggctacaccggaattagaaccaccaaccttgtgtgtcccagtcattcaccttaacgactacgctacaggccgccctagtaGCCGAGTAGGTTACCTAGTAGCGAATGAGGGTGGCACACAAGCGGTGTCTCGAAGGACAGGGAGTACATGCAGGTGCTGGGCTCTGACACCTGTGCCAGCTTACTGCTGACCCCGCAGGAGAGGAGCACCTGAGGACAGAAAGCACATCAAAGCCATGCACAGAAATTACATGAATTACACTACTTAAGAGTCTTTTTCACTGAAATAGTGCAGATAAAAGTTAATCTTTGATTGATCTTTttcatatgatttatttttaacaaatacTATATTTGAGACATACAGTGATCACcttaattcattggacagtgacacattttttgttattttggttctgtactctagctcTAGTTTCAAAGgctgactgtcagctttaatctaAGGGTATCttcatccatatcggatgaaccgtttagaaatgacagcaccttttgtacgTGGTGCCTCCATTTTAAAGAACTACGagtatttgttgaattgtttCGTAAGACAGGTGTATTCATTTATGTCGTTAgagaatgcagaagagagctgttgatgtcaGGTCTTGATTCCagactttgcaattgcctttggagattgttgttggggtgtgagAACGTGGAAGACAGCAGTGTCGATGCAAATGAAGCTGGCTGTCATAatgctcagaaatgaaaatcaatcaatcagcaacactgcaaaaaccctgggcatgcccaagtcaacagtttggttcattattaacaagaaaaaaacaactggtgaactcaattatgtcaaaagaccTGGTAGACCGAGGacgaccactgtagtggatgactggAGAATACTCTCTATGGTGAAAGAAAACCCCTGACAACAGCCCAAGATCAAGCCCAAAACAAGCAAGAACTGACactggctgcagtacaggcctggcagagcatcaccaaggAAGATACcaagcatctggtgatgtctatgcctCGCAGACTTCagacagtcattgcatgcatatGTGACCAATTTTAAGAGAGGATtactttattctacattatgTTAAACCGTCCAATATATTTTGATGCCCGAAAATGGAGGTGACCATGTACAAAACGTTCTATAATTTCCAACGGTTCAGTGTATGGTCAGATgtgaccaaaatgtaatgttttggccatacacaccatttaCATGTTACATGGCAGAAAAATGCATACAAAGAGAAGCACCTCATGTAAAATATGGCAGTAGGCCACTGATGTTCTGCTGCCAGTGCTCCAggggcaccatttaagatcaatggcacaattaattcagccAAGTATCAGGAAATCAGGTTGCCtttgccaggaagctgagacttggtcataggtagactgtccagcaggacaatgactccaaacatacatcaaaatccacacagaaatggttgagtaaaaacaacaaccatgttctccaacggccatctcagtctccagactgaaatcccatgaaaaagcgtGTGTGAAGGCTGTATATCGCAGGGAATTGTAGAAAGTGTAGAATAGACCTGTTATGACCACCAGGCACCATGTGGCCGCTACACCCATGGAAACTGAGGAAATCGTAGACTGCCACTTTACGTACACAATGCCAGCATCCCAGATGGGAATCAAACATACACCCTTGAGTTGCAAGGCCTGTTCCAAGTCCTGAGGACTGAAGCCATTGATATCTGAGTGAGAGTATCACTGATAACAGTAATGAATTGTGCCCTGGGGGAacactcacagcacaggaaTTGATTCAGAGCATTAAGTGCATCAGTGCACTAGGAGCAACAGCCTATGAGTGGGCTctagctcagctcagctcagtttGTCATTACCAACTCCCACCGTTTTGTCACAGACCCAGTTCTTACTCAAGCCAACTGACATTATCTCAAAACCCCATAAGTACTTGAATGTGTGAAAATCATATTGAATTGCAATACAAGATGGTGCATGTGAGCAGTGTGgcagttgtttttttatcaAAAGTCAGCAAGCTGGAGGAGAGAGCATCTAGGCAGTCTGTTCTGGACTCAGGAGCAAAAACCACTGAATTCTGAGAACAAAGTTACTTTTATAAGCACAATGCCGATTCAACagacaaagaaataaagaaattgtTTTTCGGTGTGAATTACCCAAcatagaaaataaaagaaacaatatTAACATCAAACCTATAACGACAGTATTTGCTAATTGCGATATGCATTGCAAAGATAGCATTTTTAGGTTTGGCAATACTGCCAACAAtcaagttatttatttacattgctATAGTATAAATGGCAAAACACCCTACCTTAGTTtgcctgtttttatttccacaggagtctccctccctcatccacATGGCCTTGAAAGTGTTGTTGACAATCTCCCACTCCTGCCAGATTCTGTTAGAATGAAGCCCAGTGAATGCAGTGAATCCGATGTGTCCTGGGGAGGCGCTATTGCTTAATTACAGCAGAAATACACTCACCCCAGTATGCCGCTGTAGGCGTTCCACCTAAATGTCTGCTCGTGCTGGGTTATGTTGTGGAATGGGcagaattcatatttatatctgaTGAAACAGAAATACAAACCATTTTATGTTACATAAGCTGCATAACTGCAAACAGCTTGATAGATTGGTCCCTTTTTCCTAATTTTAACTCAGAGATCATACATCTCAGTTTAATGCTTCACCTaacaaatattgtattattcatCCACCAAGAAGTTAGCTCTGATGCAATACATACGTAGATTCTATGTAGCTGAAACACTTCCCTGAGAGCTTGTGAAGATGAGCCGGTCCTAAGTGAGAAATGCAGAATAACATTGAGGCACAGAACAATATCTACAATGCCATATGCAAAATAAGCCTAACTGATCAACAAACAGGCCACACTATTTATAACACGGTCTTTGAATAGCCTTTTCTGTTGTCaacaaatatgatttatttgaccaaaacaaattatttcaggGAACACCCTGTTGCCTTCATGATTATTCATGATTCATGTTGCTTAAACAGAGCAACAAATTAATGCATAAAGGCTGGGTACATCTATTCACattcatacacccacacacagactgtgCATCTCTGTGAAAAATGCCACGTCTCATACTCCATTCAGATAACCGGGAAATTAAGGGTTGTCACAGAAATAAAACGCAAAAGCCACCAAGTGACTTATCGAGTCTACAGCAGCTCAAATGGGATGCCACCAGCACCAATTAAGAGGTATCGAGTGGGTTTAAGAAATAGTATGGGTAACATAGTACAATGCATTACAGTGTATtactgttaaaatgttaaatagcGAATTCTCACCTGACAC from Conger conger chromosome 2, fConCon1.1, whole genome shotgun sequence encodes the following:
- the gnptg gene encoding N-acetylglucosamine-1-phosphotransferase subunit gamma isoform X1, producing the protein MYNSMARICSARLCCFICLVLNCTPSSLAGKMKIVEEPNTFGINNPLAVPGNRLQPKVSPSPVSGPAHLHKLSGKCFSYIESTYKYEFCPFHNITQHEQTFRWNAYSGILGIWQEWEIVNNTFKAMWMREGDSCGNKNRQTKVLLSCGVSSKLAQVSEPSTCMYSLSFETPLVCHPHSLLVYPALSEKLQNDWDEAEQARYEELITEQGYSNLLKDIFEEAGYLKTQKVTEKKDISSPTKDFESLEKCNEEFHKQSKEIERLRALLTQHNIPHEKQPAEQPQIPVDVAPAAPEDSHLRGDMGLLPDLQ
- the gnptg gene encoding N-acetylglucosamine-1-phosphotransferase subunit gamma isoform X2, with translation MYNSMARICSARLCCFICLVLNCTPSSLAGKMKIVEEPNTFGINNPLAVPGNRLQPKVSPSPVSGPAHLHKLSGKCFSYIESTYKYEFCPFHNITQHEQTFRWNAYSGILGIWQEWEIVNNTFKAMWMREGDSCGNKNRQTKVLLSCGVSSKLAQVSEPSTCMYSLSFETPLVCHPHSLLVYPALSEKLQNDWDEAEQARYEELITEQGYSNLLKDIFEEAGYLKTQKVTEKKDISSPTKDFESLEKCNEEFHKQSKEIERLRALLTQHNIPHEKQPEQPQIPVDVAPAAPEDSHLRGDMGLLPDLQ